Proteins encoded in a region of the Phalacrocorax carbo chromosome 15, bPhaCar2.1, whole genome shotgun sequence genome:
- the NF2 gene encoding merlin isoform X2 — translation MAGAIASRMSFSSLKRKQPKTFTVRIATMDAEMEFSCEVKWKGKDLFDLVCRTLGLRETWFFGLQYTIKDTVAWLKMDKKVLDHDVPTEEPVTFHFLAKFYPENAEEELVQEITQHLFFLQVKKQILDEKIYCPPEASVLLASYAVQAKYGDYDPNVHKRGFLAQEELLPKRVINLYQMTPEMWEERITAWYAEHRGRARDEAEMEYLKIAQDLEMYGVNYFAIRNKKGTELLLGVDALGLHIYDPDNRLTPKISFPWNEIRNISYSDKEFTIKPLDKKIDVFKFNSSKLRVNKLILQLCIGNHDLFMRRRKADSLEVQQMKAQAREEKARKQMERQRLAREKQMREEAERTRDELERRLMQLKEEATMANEALMRSEETADLLAEKAQITEEEAKLLAQKAAEAEQEMQRIKATAIRTEEEKRLMEQKVLEAEMLALKMAEESERRAKEADQLKQDLQEARESERRAKQKLLEITSKSSYTSMNSSTTALPTDLPSFNLISESLSFDFKDTDMKRLSMEIEKEKVEYMEKSKHLQEQLNELKTEIEALKLKERETALDILHNENASRGNSKHNTIKKLTLQSTKSRVAFFEEL, via the exons GTGAAGTGGAAGGGGAAGGACCTGTTTGATCTGGTATGCAGAACACTAGGACTCCGAGAAACCTGGTTCTTCGGGCTCCAATATACCATCAAGGATACGGTGGCTTGGCTCAAAATGGACAAGAAG GTTCTGGATCATGATGTTCCAACAGAGGAACCCGTCACCTTTCACTTCCTGGCCAAATTTTATCCGGAGAATGCAGAGGAGGAGCTGGTCCAGGAAATCACACAGCACTTGTTCTTCCTGCAG GTGAAGAAGCAGATTTTGGATGAGAAGATCTACTGTCCTCCTGAAGCTTCCGTCCTGCTGGCCTCTTATGCTGTCCAAGCCAAG TACGGTGATTACGATCCCAACGTCCACAAGCGAGGCTTCCTGGCACAAGAGGAGCTGCTTCCAAAGCGG GTAATAAACCTGTACCAGATGACTCCGGAGATGTGGGAGGAAAGGATAACAGCCTGGTATGCAGAGCACCGAGGCAGAGCAAG AGATGAAGCTGAAATGGAGTATTTGAAGATAGCTCAGGACTTGGAGATGTATGGAGTGAATTATTTTGCGATTAGG AACAAAAAGGGCACCGAGTTACTCCTTGGAGTTGACGCCTTGGGTCTTCACATTTATGACCCAGACAACAGGTTGACCCCTAAAATCTCCTTTCCGTGGAACGAGATCCGGAATATCTCATACAGCGATAAAGAG tttacCATTAAGCCGTTGGACAAAAAGATTGATGTTTTTAAATTCAATTCATCAAAGTTGCGTGTGAATAAGCTG ATCCTTCAGCTGTGTATTGGAAACCACGACCTCTtcatgaggaggaggaaggcagactCTTTGGAGGTCCAGCAGATGAAAGCTCAGGCCAGGGAGGAGAAAGCGAGGAAGCAG ATGGAACGGCAGCGCCTGGCCCGAGAGAAGCAAATGAGAGAAGAAGCCGAGAGGACAAGGGATGAGCTGGAGAGAAGACTGATGCAGTTAAAGGAAGAGGCAACGATGGCCAATGAGGCTCTG ATGCGGTCTGAAGAGACAGCAGACTTGCTGGCTGAGAAGGCTCAGATCACGGAGGAGGAGGCCAAGCTCCTGGCTCAGAaagcagctgaggctgaacaGGAGATGCAGCGAATCAAAGCCACAGCCATCCGGACAGAGGAGGAGAAGCGACTGATGGAACAGAAGGTGCTGGAGGCAGAGATGTTGGCACTGAAAATGGCGGAGGAGTCGGAGAGGAG ggCAAAGGAGGCCGATCAGCTAAAGCAAGACCTTCAGGAGGCTCGCGAGTCTGAGCggagagcaaagcagaagctTTTGGAGATCACCAGCAAGTCATCCTACACA TCCATGAACTCGAGTACAACTGCGCTGCCTACCGACCTGCCGAGCTTCAACCTCATCAGTGAGAGCCTGTCCTTCGACTTCAAAGATACAGACATGAAGAGGCTTTCCATGGAAATCGAGAAAGAGAA GGTAGAGTACATGGAGAAAAGCAAGcacctgcaggagcagctgaacGAGCTGAAGACAGAAATCGAGGCACTGAAGCtaaaggagagagagacagcTCTGGATATATTGCACAACGAGAATGCCAGCCGAGGCAACAGCAAGCACAACACTATTAAAAAG
- the NF2 gene encoding merlin isoform X4: MAGAIASRMSFSSLKRKQPKTFTVRIATMDAEMEFSCEVKWKGKDLFDLVCRTLGLRETWFFGLQYTIKDTVAWLKMDKKVLDHDVPTEEPVTFHFLAKFYPENAEEELVQEITQHLFFLQVKKQILDEKIYCPPEASVLLASYAVQAKYGDYDPNVHKRGFLAQEELLPKRVINLYQMTPEMWEERITAWYAEHRGRARDEAEMEYLKIAQDLEMYGVNYFAIRNKKGTELLLGVDALGLHIYDPDNRLTPKISFPWNEIRNISYSDKEFTIKPLDKKIDVFKFNSSKLRVNKLILQLCIGNHDLFMRRRKADSLEVQQMKAQAREEKARKQMERQRLAREKQMREEAERTRDELERRLMQLKEEATMANEALMRSEETADLLAEKAQITEEEAKLLAQKAAEAEQEMQRIKATAIRTEEEKRLMEQKVLEAEMLALKMAEESERRAKEADQLKQDLQEARESERRAKQKLLEITSKSSYTSMNSSTTALPTDLPSFNLISESLSFDFKDTDMKRLSMEIEKEKVEYMEKSKHLQEQLNELKTEIEALKLKERETALDILHNENASRGNSKHNTIKKPQAQGRRPICI; encoded by the exons GTGAAGTGGAAGGGGAAGGACCTGTTTGATCTGGTATGCAGAACACTAGGACTCCGAGAAACCTGGTTCTTCGGGCTCCAATATACCATCAAGGATACGGTGGCTTGGCTCAAAATGGACAAGAAG GTTCTGGATCATGATGTTCCAACAGAGGAACCCGTCACCTTTCACTTCCTGGCCAAATTTTATCCGGAGAATGCAGAGGAGGAGCTGGTCCAGGAAATCACACAGCACTTGTTCTTCCTGCAG GTGAAGAAGCAGATTTTGGATGAGAAGATCTACTGTCCTCCTGAAGCTTCCGTCCTGCTGGCCTCTTATGCTGTCCAAGCCAAG TACGGTGATTACGATCCCAACGTCCACAAGCGAGGCTTCCTGGCACAAGAGGAGCTGCTTCCAAAGCGG GTAATAAACCTGTACCAGATGACTCCGGAGATGTGGGAGGAAAGGATAACAGCCTGGTATGCAGAGCACCGAGGCAGAGCAAG AGATGAAGCTGAAATGGAGTATTTGAAGATAGCTCAGGACTTGGAGATGTATGGAGTGAATTATTTTGCGATTAGG AACAAAAAGGGCACCGAGTTACTCCTTGGAGTTGACGCCTTGGGTCTTCACATTTATGACCCAGACAACAGGTTGACCCCTAAAATCTCCTTTCCGTGGAACGAGATCCGGAATATCTCATACAGCGATAAAGAG tttacCATTAAGCCGTTGGACAAAAAGATTGATGTTTTTAAATTCAATTCATCAAAGTTGCGTGTGAATAAGCTG ATCCTTCAGCTGTGTATTGGAAACCACGACCTCTtcatgaggaggaggaaggcagactCTTTGGAGGTCCAGCAGATGAAAGCTCAGGCCAGGGAGGAGAAAGCGAGGAAGCAG ATGGAACGGCAGCGCCTGGCCCGAGAGAAGCAAATGAGAGAAGAAGCCGAGAGGACAAGGGATGAGCTGGAGAGAAGACTGATGCAGTTAAAGGAAGAGGCAACGATGGCCAATGAGGCTCTG ATGCGGTCTGAAGAGACAGCAGACTTGCTGGCTGAGAAGGCTCAGATCACGGAGGAGGAGGCCAAGCTCCTGGCTCAGAaagcagctgaggctgaacaGGAGATGCAGCGAATCAAAGCCACAGCCATCCGGACAGAGGAGGAGAAGCGACTGATGGAACAGAAGGTGCTGGAGGCAGAGATGTTGGCACTGAAAATGGCGGAGGAGTCGGAGAGGAG ggCAAAGGAGGCCGATCAGCTAAAGCAAGACCTTCAGGAGGCTCGCGAGTCTGAGCggagagcaaagcagaagctTTTGGAGATCACCAGCAAGTCATCCTACACA TCCATGAACTCGAGTACAACTGCGCTGCCTACCGACCTGCCGAGCTTCAACCTCATCAGTGAGAGCCTGTCCTTCGACTTCAAAGATACAGACATGAAGAGGCTTTCCATGGAAATCGAGAAAGAGAA GGTAGAGTACATGGAGAAAAGCAAGcacctgcaggagcagctgaacGAGCTGAAGACAGAAATCGAGGCACTGAAGCtaaaggagagagagacagcTCTGGATATATTGCACAACGAGAATGCCAGCCGAGGCAACAGCAAGCACAACACTATTAAAAAG CCTCAAGCCCAGGGCAGAAGACCTATCTGCATTTGA
- the NF2 gene encoding merlin isoform X3, whose amino-acid sequence MAGAIASRMSFSSLKRKQPKTFTVRIATMDAEMEFSCEVKWKGKDLFDLVCRTLGLRETWFFGLQYTIKDTVAWLKMDKKVLDHDVPTEEPVTFHFLAKFYPENAEEELVQEITQHLFFLQVKKQILDEKIYCPPEASVLLASYAVQAKYGDYDPNVHKRGFLAQEELLPKRVINLYQMTPEMWEERITAWYAEHRGRARDEAEMEYLKIAQDLEMYGVNYFAIRNKKGTELLLGVDALGLHIYDPDNRLTPKISFPWNEIRNISYSDKEFTIKPLDKKIDVFKFNSSKLRVNKLILQLCIGNHDLFMRRRKADSLEVQQMKAQAREEKARKQMERQRLAREKQMREEAERTRDELERRLMQLKEEATMANEALMRSEETADLLAEKAQITEEEAKLLAQKAAEAEQEMQRIKATAIRTEEEKRLMEQKVLEAEMLALKMAEESERRAKEADQLKQDLQEARESERRAKQKLLEITSKSSYTQSMNSSTTALPTDLPSFNLISESLSFDFKDTDMKRLSMEIEKEKVEYMEKSKHLQEQLNELKTEIEALKLKERETALDILHNENASRGNSKHNTIKKPQAQGRRPICI is encoded by the exons GTGAAGTGGAAGGGGAAGGACCTGTTTGATCTGGTATGCAGAACACTAGGACTCCGAGAAACCTGGTTCTTCGGGCTCCAATATACCATCAAGGATACGGTGGCTTGGCTCAAAATGGACAAGAAG GTTCTGGATCATGATGTTCCAACAGAGGAACCCGTCACCTTTCACTTCCTGGCCAAATTTTATCCGGAGAATGCAGAGGAGGAGCTGGTCCAGGAAATCACACAGCACTTGTTCTTCCTGCAG GTGAAGAAGCAGATTTTGGATGAGAAGATCTACTGTCCTCCTGAAGCTTCCGTCCTGCTGGCCTCTTATGCTGTCCAAGCCAAG TACGGTGATTACGATCCCAACGTCCACAAGCGAGGCTTCCTGGCACAAGAGGAGCTGCTTCCAAAGCGG GTAATAAACCTGTACCAGATGACTCCGGAGATGTGGGAGGAAAGGATAACAGCCTGGTATGCAGAGCACCGAGGCAGAGCAAG AGATGAAGCTGAAATGGAGTATTTGAAGATAGCTCAGGACTTGGAGATGTATGGAGTGAATTATTTTGCGATTAGG AACAAAAAGGGCACCGAGTTACTCCTTGGAGTTGACGCCTTGGGTCTTCACATTTATGACCCAGACAACAGGTTGACCCCTAAAATCTCCTTTCCGTGGAACGAGATCCGGAATATCTCATACAGCGATAAAGAG tttacCATTAAGCCGTTGGACAAAAAGATTGATGTTTTTAAATTCAATTCATCAAAGTTGCGTGTGAATAAGCTG ATCCTTCAGCTGTGTATTGGAAACCACGACCTCTtcatgaggaggaggaaggcagactCTTTGGAGGTCCAGCAGATGAAAGCTCAGGCCAGGGAGGAGAAAGCGAGGAAGCAG ATGGAACGGCAGCGCCTGGCCCGAGAGAAGCAAATGAGAGAAGAAGCCGAGAGGACAAGGGATGAGCTGGAGAGAAGACTGATGCAGTTAAAGGAAGAGGCAACGATGGCCAATGAGGCTCTG ATGCGGTCTGAAGAGACAGCAGACTTGCTGGCTGAGAAGGCTCAGATCACGGAGGAGGAGGCCAAGCTCCTGGCTCAGAaagcagctgaggctgaacaGGAGATGCAGCGAATCAAAGCCACAGCCATCCGGACAGAGGAGGAGAAGCGACTGATGGAACAGAAGGTGCTGGAGGCAGAGATGTTGGCACTGAAAATGGCGGAGGAGTCGGAGAGGAG ggCAAAGGAGGCCGATCAGCTAAAGCAAGACCTTCAGGAGGCTCGCGAGTCTGAGCggagagcaaagcagaagctTTTGGAGATCACCAGCAAGTCATCCTACACA CAGTCCATGAACTCGAGTACAACTGCGCTGCCTACCGACCTGCCGAGCTTCAACCTCATCAGTGAGAGCCTGTCCTTCGACTTCAAAGATACAGACATGAAGAGGCTTTCCATGGAAATCGAGAAAGAGAA GGTAGAGTACATGGAGAAAAGCAAGcacctgcaggagcagctgaacGAGCTGAAGACAGAAATCGAGGCACTGAAGCtaaaggagagagagacagcTCTGGATATATTGCACAACGAGAATGCCAGCCGAGGCAACAGCAAGCACAACACTATTAAAAAG CCTCAAGCCCAGGGCAGAAGACCTATCTGCATTTGA
- the NF2 gene encoding merlin isoform X1, which produces MAGAIASRMSFSSLKRKQPKTFTVRIATMDAEMEFSCEVKWKGKDLFDLVCRTLGLRETWFFGLQYTIKDTVAWLKMDKKVLDHDVPTEEPVTFHFLAKFYPENAEEELVQEITQHLFFLQVKKQILDEKIYCPPEASVLLASYAVQAKYGDYDPNVHKRGFLAQEELLPKRVINLYQMTPEMWEERITAWYAEHRGRARDEAEMEYLKIAQDLEMYGVNYFAIRNKKGTELLLGVDALGLHIYDPDNRLTPKISFPWNEIRNISYSDKEFTIKPLDKKIDVFKFNSSKLRVNKLILQLCIGNHDLFMRRRKADSLEVQQMKAQAREEKARKQMERQRLAREKQMREEAERTRDELERRLMQLKEEATMANEALMRSEETADLLAEKAQITEEEAKLLAQKAAEAEQEMQRIKATAIRTEEEKRLMEQKVLEAEMLALKMAEESERRAKEADQLKQDLQEARESERRAKQKLLEITSKSSYTQSMNSSTTALPTDLPSFNLISESLSFDFKDTDMKRLSMEIEKEKVEYMEKSKHLQEQLNELKTEIEALKLKERETALDILHNENASRGNSKHNTIKKLTLQSTKSRVAFFEEL; this is translated from the exons GTGAAGTGGAAGGGGAAGGACCTGTTTGATCTGGTATGCAGAACACTAGGACTCCGAGAAACCTGGTTCTTCGGGCTCCAATATACCATCAAGGATACGGTGGCTTGGCTCAAAATGGACAAGAAG GTTCTGGATCATGATGTTCCAACAGAGGAACCCGTCACCTTTCACTTCCTGGCCAAATTTTATCCGGAGAATGCAGAGGAGGAGCTGGTCCAGGAAATCACACAGCACTTGTTCTTCCTGCAG GTGAAGAAGCAGATTTTGGATGAGAAGATCTACTGTCCTCCTGAAGCTTCCGTCCTGCTGGCCTCTTATGCTGTCCAAGCCAAG TACGGTGATTACGATCCCAACGTCCACAAGCGAGGCTTCCTGGCACAAGAGGAGCTGCTTCCAAAGCGG GTAATAAACCTGTACCAGATGACTCCGGAGATGTGGGAGGAAAGGATAACAGCCTGGTATGCAGAGCACCGAGGCAGAGCAAG AGATGAAGCTGAAATGGAGTATTTGAAGATAGCTCAGGACTTGGAGATGTATGGAGTGAATTATTTTGCGATTAGG AACAAAAAGGGCACCGAGTTACTCCTTGGAGTTGACGCCTTGGGTCTTCACATTTATGACCCAGACAACAGGTTGACCCCTAAAATCTCCTTTCCGTGGAACGAGATCCGGAATATCTCATACAGCGATAAAGAG tttacCATTAAGCCGTTGGACAAAAAGATTGATGTTTTTAAATTCAATTCATCAAAGTTGCGTGTGAATAAGCTG ATCCTTCAGCTGTGTATTGGAAACCACGACCTCTtcatgaggaggaggaaggcagactCTTTGGAGGTCCAGCAGATGAAAGCTCAGGCCAGGGAGGAGAAAGCGAGGAAGCAG ATGGAACGGCAGCGCCTGGCCCGAGAGAAGCAAATGAGAGAAGAAGCCGAGAGGACAAGGGATGAGCTGGAGAGAAGACTGATGCAGTTAAAGGAAGAGGCAACGATGGCCAATGAGGCTCTG ATGCGGTCTGAAGAGACAGCAGACTTGCTGGCTGAGAAGGCTCAGATCACGGAGGAGGAGGCCAAGCTCCTGGCTCAGAaagcagctgaggctgaacaGGAGATGCAGCGAATCAAAGCCACAGCCATCCGGACAGAGGAGGAGAAGCGACTGATGGAACAGAAGGTGCTGGAGGCAGAGATGTTGGCACTGAAAATGGCGGAGGAGTCGGAGAGGAG ggCAAAGGAGGCCGATCAGCTAAAGCAAGACCTTCAGGAGGCTCGCGAGTCTGAGCggagagcaaagcagaagctTTTGGAGATCACCAGCAAGTCATCCTACACA CAGTCCATGAACTCGAGTACAACTGCGCTGCCTACCGACCTGCCGAGCTTCAACCTCATCAGTGAGAGCCTGTCCTTCGACTTCAAAGATACAGACATGAAGAGGCTTTCCATGGAAATCGAGAAAGAGAA GGTAGAGTACATGGAGAAAAGCAAGcacctgcaggagcagctgaacGAGCTGAAGACAGAAATCGAGGCACTGAAGCtaaaggagagagagacagcTCTGGATATATTGCACAACGAGAATGCCAGCCGAGGCAACAGCAAGCACAACACTATTAAAAAG